DNA from Nymphaea colorata isolate Beijing-Zhang1983 chromosome 4, ASM883128v2, whole genome shotgun sequence:
acaaaaaaatatgcaaaattctACCAAAAGATCTGTAAAatttcacaatatatatatatatatatatatatatatatatatatatatatatatatatatatatatatatatatatatacaacgaTGAAAACTCATGTATCCCAAGTATGTTTCCCTACCCATGTTGGTATGTCGACACGGATATGTTAGCCTTCCAGCCATGTCTGCGTTACTTAGCTGTGCCATGATATTTGCTTTTCTTCAGACCAAATTTATATGTGACGCGAATGGTctttgtagagagagagagagggatgaattaaaaaagaaaattggttAAATACCATCAATCAAATTCATATAATTTTCCTCGAATATCTAAAAATCTGTTTATTCACAACACGTGTAATGGAAAAgtttgtttattaatttttatcaaTGACGGCCAGCTTTGACTTAATTTGCAACGAGGAAATGGGGCCGTTTTGAGTATAACAAGTGCGATTTCTGATTCTACTTAGCCTCTATTATCTCTGCCTTAATGTATCTGGTTTGAATCGTACTACTTAGACTCTTAGTTCATGGTGTCCTCAAGGACACGAAATTTATCAGTTCTGTGGAAAAATGGAGCTTTTGGGGCACTTATAAGATACCAAGGCATAATATATGGTCCTAAGTTCTTTATGTTTCAGCTTGCTCAGCAAGATTTGGATGGAAAGGTCGTGCAGTCAAATCTAGCACTTCATAAGTGAAAATTGTAAACTAATTTATATTCGTTaatcaaaattataaattaattcTAGTGAAACATGCTTTTTAAAACTTTGAGCTGCACTCTTTAATGGTCACATTTTGATGGCCAAGTACGATGTAAACTTGTACATGAAAAATCTGAAGACAAAGGGGGAGGAGGCTGAAGTTCTTTCGGGTATAGGGTTACTTTGCCCAAGTTAGCTGAACAATTAGACAAATCGAATCGTTTCATTATTGAATTGGGTCGATCGGCTAGGTCAATTGCCTCCTCATACGAATGTGATAACTATAGATTTTTAATTACTACCACCATTTTCATTACACATTCATATTCCTACTACTTACATAGATAAATGTtctgttcttattattatgcaaCTGCATAAAGAAGATGGAAAACAGTGTATCCATCCGAGCCATGGGTGAGGATGGATGCACCGCACCTACTACTATCTTACAGTCCAGCGGCCGAGCCAGCGGCTCTCGGCCGTCTCCCCGAATTACGCGCGGAGCCCAGGAAGAGAGAGGCCATCGTACTCTTGGCGCCTTACCGCTCCTATTGAGTGTTGTTTACGGATCCCCCCCTTGTCCTCCTTCCTCACGCATGTTCTTTGCCTTTCCTTCACATCACCGCAACCTCCCACCGGCATCGAAGACGCGCCTCCTCGAGAAAAACGGCCGTTGCGTGCTTCGCAagaaggaggagagagagagagagagagggggagagagcaGGCTCAATCGATTGATCGAAGTGGCTTCCTGGTTTTGTACCGGAGGAGGAAGGAGACGATCCGTGGAGTCTTTTGATGGGAGATGAGGCATCGGTTCCGCCGGGCTTCAGATTCCACCCCACTGATGAGGAATTGGTGAGTTACTATCTCAAGCGGAAGGTCCATGGCAAGTCCATCCGTTTTAACGCCATCTCCGAGATCGACGTCTACAAGTCCGAGCCCTGGGACCTTCCTGGTAAATCCCCCTTTTCCCTACCCAAGTTTTTCTGCTGTCTCTTTAAGCTCGACCTAAGCGGATTGAACCCTAGGATTGTAGGAAGTAACATTTTTATTTCGGAACAGTTACTTTTATCTTGTTTCTTGAATATTGTATGGTTAGGAATGCAGTCGCTAGAAGGATagaaatatccccattttgaatccgttcttttttgtaaattcaAGGTTCCGAACACATATCCTACAATTAAGGggaaaaccctaattttgagaCAATCTTTCCGTGGGTTCGAGGCTGAGAAGACGACACTTTTAGGATTATAGGCAAAACTCCATTTCGAGGTTATGTCTTTTCGTGAATTGAAAGCTCAGAAATTCGGAATGTGCAGCACGATCCTGCTTGAAGAGCAGAGATCGAGAATGGTACTTCTTCAGTGCCCCGGATAAGAAGTATGCGAACGGTGCTCGGACGAACCGAGCAACGGAGCTCGGGTACTGGAAGGCCACTGGAAAGGACAGGGAGATCAGGCGGCATTCCAAGACGCTCGGCATGAAGAAGACTCTGGTTTTTCACAGGGGCAGGGCGCCCCGCGGGGAAAGAACCAATTGGGTTATGCACGAATACCGCCTTGTCGAAGAGAGTTCACCGCGCGCGAGCAGTGGAGCCGTGAGTCAAATCTCGGGTTTTTCGCAGTTTCTGATGCCTTCTTTGTGGCCTGTTCGTGGTTTTCTGAATTTGGTTCCTGTAATTTTCTGGATTGCAGGAGGATGCATATGTGATATGCAGAATCTTTGAGAAGAGCGGAGCAGGCCCCAGGAATGGAGAGCAATATGGCGCGCCGGTGATTGAGGAAGAGTGGGGGGATGGCAATGCTGGTGAGCCTGAGAAGCCCCTTGATTCCCCGAATCACGAGTCTGAACCGGCGGCCGCGAAGCATCCATCAGTTTTGGTTCCCAAGCTTGAGGATGATGCATCGTCCGGCCAAACTTTCAGTTCCCCTACCAAGACCAGTGAGCAAGGACCGGATTTTGATGAGTCGAGAGGGTGTCCTAGAGCTTCTGGTGATCAGACCGATCAAATTACGCGGCTTTCTGGCCGGCCGGGTGAACATGACCTCAATTCTTCTCCCGACTGTGAGATCTCACAGCCTAACGATTATAAGCAGGTGAACTTCCTTTGAGTCGCCTTCTGCAAATTTAAAGCCTCGAGGTTTTGGCGTGAAAACTAGCTTTTGGAATCGTATTGATGCCAAAACTTCGAAATCGACATATTTTTATCGTCAACAATTTGACAAACTTTTGACCATAGGGACTTCCTTACGGACTTGAAAATTGGataaatctaattttttttttgaaagtttataGCTTGTAAAATCTTACCTACAAGTCCAGAGAATATGATCCAAGGTTTTTTGGTTATGAAGATGGTCTAGATTCagtataattttgaaaataagtaCAAAAAGTTCCTTTTACGTGGGAAACTCCGTTGGCAATTCTGCGGTTTCTTCTCCTATTTGCAGTTCCATGCTTAATTTTCACCCTCATACTGCTGGTAATTCTTACTTTCTGATTGAGTGAAAAGCCATTGGTCTCCCATTTTGTTTTCCCTAGATTATACCTGCCGATGAAATTCCCTAGATTATACCTGAGGCTTTCTATGTTCCGACGTTGTCTTCATTAATCCTTGACCCTCAATGTTCCAGCATTCTCATGAATAGCAAAacatttatatatttgttttaaagaaacaaaaaaaataagctGAACTTTGAAATTACTTGAACCATATTATATGTAAACTCGAACAGTGCTTTGGGAAGGATTTTGTATAATTGCCTTCTGAATTTGCAAATCATTAGTACATTATCTGCTGGGATTCAAATTAAACGGCACGAACCTCCAGTAAGAAATACTATTGTTTAAGTCAAATTATTAAACAACCTATCATAGCTACCGACTTAACCATGCAAAAAGAGAATCCTGTGAAGAACAAGGTGCAAAAACTTTCACCTCTTCAAGTGTtgctctttaaaaaaaaaagcatcccTCATTCGCTTTCTTCCGATCCCGTTCTCTTGGCAGCCTAGTGACAGGGAGGCGCTTCTTGCTCGGATCTCAAGTCTGCAGTGCGCCCTTGTAGATCTTCAATTCCAACTTGCTGCGCGCGACCGGGAGATTGGAGATTTGCGCAATCTGGAAGGTGATCTGCGAGGTATGATTACCAGGAGGGACACCCAAATTGCAGAGATGGAAGCGGCTGCTCGCGAGAGGGAGGCAAACCTTCAGAGTCAACTTGCTGGTGCAGTAAGTATCTCTCTTTGCCTTTAATAACGAGTTCAAAGCGAAACCCAACATGATTTCTCTTCGCtttcataatgaaaaatattgttagtaAATGTCTTGAAGATGTTATCGACGATCATGCGTTAATGTTTGACATTTCATTCTTATGAAATCCTTTATGCTTGTTCTTGAAATTGGATCCTTAGGTGGGCCGCGGCGACGAATACAAGAGCAAGTACCTGGATGCCTGTGATCGGTGGGAGGTAGAGAACGGGTTTCGCAGAATGGCGACCTCATATGTGCATTGGCTGGAGAGGGAGGTTAATCTGTTAGGGGGAGTGGCTCCCTCCACCATAGGAGCAGCCGTCGAGGCAAGTCGCGCCTGCCTCATGGGAAGTGAGTCTTGCCGAGGGGTGTCTGCCCCTGTTGCCTCAGCCACTTCAGTTCCTCATGGTCTTACTCTCGGTTGCCCAGGAGCCATGGCCCAAGGACCAGCGACCAATGCATCACGTAGACAAGATGATGGGCCGTCTCATAAGCCAGATGACGGTAACGGAAATCTTGTGGGCCGGTGATCCTCCCCTCTCCTCCGGCGAGGCATCTAGGATGCATTTTACAAAATACATTTGCATGCCCATGACTGTTGTATTTTGTAATAATAATTTTGTGCATTCTGCCATTAATGAAATTTTCTCGTTATGCGCTTGATAGAATGTGCAACAGTCGATGTTTTCGGCGCGAGTCAGCGGGTGAGAGATGAAAGCAGATCTGGTCGTCCGCCAAATTCTTGAAGAGGATCTCATAATCTATTGTCAACGTACATTGATGCTCACATTTTCATCCTTGCATATCACCCGTGTCCCATGTTCCCCTTGCTTTCTTTTCATACCTTTACCACTTTGGGAGATGCAGTGGAATGGACACTAACATTACTTGATGTTATTAAtaatttaagaattttttgGCAGCTACAGTAGTTCCTTTATGGTGTTCTCAAACAACACAACTTCAAAATACCCCTCTCTCTTAATATTACCTGGTGCAACTAagtgtttgatatttttttgggCAGCGACAGTGACTCCTTTATAGTGTTCTCAAATACACAATTCACTCTCTCTCCTAATATTCCGGGTGTTATTAagaatttgacatttttttgggCTGCCAAAATAGAGCCATGTGCACTATGCACAACTCTGATTGCCATTTGGCGTATCCCTCCTGAAGGTTTCCCCATGAATTTGCCTCCGCAACTATAGGATTCATTCTGAATATTGAATTGCATACGACCTCATCATAAAGAATTTAAGCCGACCCTTAATTCGAGGTTGGCGCAAGGACTGGGAGCCTTCATGGATTGCGACTTACCATATTTACCACTTGCGCAATCTCCTGTTTTGCAGGAATAACTGCCCGTGCGGACAAACCTCAAGCTGTTGTTCTGTGCCTGGGGTTCATGTTGAAGACTGGTCACCAGACATTTGTTGACAGAGTATTTACCCAGGTAGGAGTCCGGCCAAACCCAGCTTGATGCCCActaaaagcaagaaagaaggTACTTAACCAGGCAACGACGTGGTCAGAAGCAGAGGATTACGAAAGAAGAATATCAAGAATGCTCAGCAACTCAGCAACCAAGCATTCAccaatcaaaggaagtataccatTTGACCAGTGGGGATGCGGTGAAACTAACCTAGGAAAAGGTCACCACTATCGTAGTGTCATTCTCAACAGCTGTCCATAAAAATACACCTACAACCACATATTATAGGGCATCAACTCTTCCAGATGAATCATCTGACGTAATCTCAGATTACAACTTAAGCTAAATTCAATGTTCAGGAAAGAGAAAGCACTATATGCGCAGGAACGGTTAACTGAGTGTTCACAATAAGCTGCTGATTCTAAAGTTGACAATAGATGCACTGCATGTCAACAACATGATAGAAGACCAAGGGTATATGTGTTGTTATATGCTCTCGTTTATTATCAGATCATTCCAGGAACTCACAGCTGGAACCATTTAGATGGTTCGAAAATGTCCCTGAACTAGATAAACGAATCTTACGGAAAACAATTTCAAGATGGTTTTGTTCTCATGGATTTGTAGGAAATACatattcaataaattttttaaaacggGCAGCGTAAAGCTTGGGGTCCACAGCTGAGATGGAGCAGGAATCAAATTGAAGTGATTTGACGGCATGctccaattttttcttcatgttgtaCGCTTGCAATATGTCAATGATGCCAAGACAGATAACAACATCATACACCTCATGGAACAAGTCATTTTTGTCTTGCTTGCTAATACGTTGTGCTCTAGCAGGCATATTCACACCAAGCTGGATGTGCAACCTGCTCAAGCAAGAAAAGATATTACCCTTTGAGAAAAGCACATGTTCtcaaagacaaacaaaaaaggcaggaaaaaaaaaaacgccaaaGAACCTTGGATTGTCAGGCAGGATAAGATCCACTTCCTCATTGCCAGCAGCAGATGCTCGTAGCCTACTACCTCTCATGTGAGGGCCGAATACAGCACCATTCTCATGAGGTCCCCTTGCAACCAAAAGAAGGCCTTGTGGGCAGGCAGAAATTTCATCTTCATGTGCAGCTGCTAATAAATAACAAAACAGTCATAATTGTTCGTGCACCCTGATTATGCAACTAAGACCAGATTTATCCATTTTCACTACAGTTTTTCAATTAGGATATAAATAATCAACTTCCACATCCATACTTTGACAAAATAGAGTGTATTTCTCAGGCTGTTTACTAAAGTTTCATATTGCAAAGCACCATATTAGAAAACGTAAATAAAACAGATAATGTGATTGATGGAAAAACCTTAGAAGAAAAGCATTGCAAGTGCAATCAAGATCACAAGTGAAGATAGATAAGCTGATGGTACAGTATTGACCATGTCTAACACTAATTTGAAAGTGTTCATGAAATTTCTTGGTGTGTCCAAGAGCCATGCTATGTTGATGCAAGATATGCATACCAAACTTCCATGACACAGATGAAAAAGCAACCAAGGCAGTCAGATGTCCAGACCTTTATTAAGTGAAGGTAATCTACCATCTTGAGAAGGTTTACAAAATCCTCCTGGTCCATCAGCTTCCTGGTCATTTATGAATGACTGTAGATATTGCGGAGCTCTGTAGTGTACACCTAGTAAAAGACTATAATCCATGATCCTTTGGCTTTCCAAGAATTTGCAATCAAGATCTATTTGCCTGCAGAAGCATGAGAGCTGATGAGAAGCCAACTTCCATAGTTATGCAAAATGTTAGTTGATTTAGGTTGTAGAAAGCACGTGATCAACTTTTGTGACATTGGAAAGGGATAAAGAGAAACCTCCTGCGCGACCTCAAATTAGATGGAGTCACCTAATGGACACTCATTAATCCAAGATGACTATACTAGACATTAAGATGATTATATTGAACTTTTGCATCcttgtgtgcatgcatgtgcagCTACTCAATATATGTTGCTTGACATAGTTCTGAATGACCTTTTAAATAATGATCCTGTTGCCTTTATATAGTTGACCGTCCCCTATGGTTATGTTATTGCCATAGAGAATATATCATGATGCTAGCAAAAGCATGTTAAATGGAAACAGAAACAGTTACTAGAATCCTTACTGTAGCAACTCCTTACGCCAAGAGGGCTCCAGATAAACTTGatagttcagatccaaatctttGAGAGTGGTATTCTCAtcaatttctattttgtttGTGGAACGCCCTTGGGATGAACCTTTCAAATCAAACCTTCTATGGATTCTCAGTTCTGTGCAAAACATGTTGCCCATAACGACAAACCTAAACTGCAAAGTGCAAAGATTACAAAACGTTTAACAAGATATTATGATGTGCAGAATcctcaaaaaataagtagatatcTTATATCCATGGAAGTGGGAAATATAACAAGAGACATTTTTTCAGAAACACTTTATATGATAGATGATCTCAATTAGttacaatttttgaaataaacaaTAGTTACCTTCTGGCCACCAGTTTTGATTCTGTGAAGCccaaaaaattttgttataaGAGTATTATCATGTCTATGCACATGATGGTGATAGTCTGGAAGCATCCGCAAAAGAACCTGCACATGCAAGCGTGTGGCAATTAGATAACCAAGTTTTCTATCGATCATGTTATCAGTTATACACTGATATAAACAATTAGCATTAATGAAAAGAGTAAaacatcaaatttgaaatttatcaTCCATTGAGAACCAAATGCAGAAAATggtaatggaaaaaaaaataaaagggaaacATGATCCAATCTCAAATTGATGAGCCTATGCAGCTAGGAGCTTGTGCAACTTGAACAGCAAGGCAGCCAATAGGTAAGCTAATAATACTAGAGcaaaacatcaaactttcagtGCATTCAAAAGGTGAGATGCCAGTATAACTAGGATTTGcccaaaattcaatttaaaagtaCTAAGACATATTGCTATGCCAGGGCCCCGGATACAGAAAAAACAGTGCCGCTAGATCTCTCTCTGCTTATTTTCTGTCCCACAGCATAAGTATTATCCATGATGAAAAATCATGTCTTAAAAGGAATGGCtcatttacataaaaaaatgcaGTTTTTATTTGATGAATTTAAGTTAGCCAACAACCCAATAACATTGCAATTGTTTTGGTTGGTTAAATCTTGGTAAGCCTAGAGTATTCTTACAAGTCACTAGTTCCATATCTGACATGAATTCCTTTGTGATAGTTGATGTAACAAAAATTCCTATGAACGTAATGTTGGAGAAAATAGGCAGCCATGACTGCTAAGGGATGGTTTTAGCCACACATTGaagtgaacaacctcattgcACAAACCATGAAAAGGACGGATGCTTATGTATATTGTCTTCAACATGATACATATCTCATGCCATTAAAATTCAtattatagtaaaaaaaatgaaatcagaAAACAGAAACTGACAAGGGGTCGTCCGAATTAAGCCTCAACGTGCTTATAGGACAGTAAACTCATGAATATCAACAGGAACAGAAAAAACCCAGCCTGATGACAGGCTGACTCAGGATATGTTCATGGATTCTAATAAAACCAGCAAACATGATTACTGTAAATGAGCAAAAATGCACAAATTTGAAACTACCTGAACTTCAGATTTTCGAAGGGTTTTAATAATAAATCTGTCatcttgagaaagaaaaaatacacTCCCACTCTTTCCAGGAGAAGAAAGCTCTCTAAGTGCATCACTTCCACAAATAGACATCATATAATCTGCTGCATCTATTTTGAACATCTCACGCAGATTCCTACAAGGAGACAGCAAGATCTGTTACATGTATGAAATGTGCGATTTGAGTGATCACTAATGTTATCGAGCTGAGGAAGAAAAACATCCCAGTAATGTTGGTGCAAAAATTCAATATGTCAGGCATCCAGAATCCAGCATCACatattataataatatgtaAGGCATTAGAGGGTTTGACCACCAACAATAACAAAACATGAAGCAAATTTAGAGAAATGAGACATGCTCTTTTAATTACACTAAGCATTCAATCTCTAGACATAAGCTATCTTCAGTTGAATCACCTCTTAGATGCCTAAAGTACTTAGGATCATTGTGTGACAAAATGAAAGTATGAAACTACAGGGTCATGTCAACGATGACTGAAGTTTAccaaaaaaatgagcatttcGACATGTGTCCGCAATTACAAGGAAAACACAATGCCTCTTcaaagttcaactgattggagaAGAcagaataacataaaaaaatatttaccttCAGTATCATATTCTGAAACAAGGCTATGACAAGCAATGGAAGTACTAGACCTATGAAATACAGTTCAGAATTTATTGCCACAACAAAGATAACTAACATAAGAGAATAGAGCAAGAAGATGATGATAAATGCATCTTTTCCTTATCAAAGTTCAAGTCTAATTGATCAAAGCTTAAGTCTGAGTCCAAGCAATCACCTAAAGACCATTGGACAATAATCTTTCCACTTAAAATCAACTGAGTGATGAGAAGGTGTCAGTTGGGAACCTTCTCTAGGAAAATTCATCCAAAAGCATGCTCGAGAACCAAAATCAGATGCTCGAACCTCCCTTCTTTGTATGGGTGTGATCTTTCCCACAGTGTATCTGGAGAACAGAAAAGTGATAAGCATAACCTCTAGAAGACGTGCAGTACATGCAATAAGACACAGCCAGATCAGTTAGAGAGATATTTCACCATAGCAAACATTGAGACACATGCAATAATCTTTCCTCATTCCTGCCATTTAGAAATATGGGGTCCGTGATGGCCTGGAATTTGGCCTTAATTTATGGCAAGGTCAGAGCCACATGCAGGCTTGTGTGGGAAGCTGCCAACACAATCCcagaaaatctatttatttaCATAGCGGTTAGCCCCAAccatttgcttatttatatattggtgcccaTCATTCATTTACTTATTTGTATATGGTACCCCTCAACCACTTTACTATGTATTTGAGGGGTCTAAAATTTTTTGAACTAGCACCCCTCCGCCAAAAAATTTCTTGCCCCACAACCTAGGGGCATCTTTTCACAGATCTAAACATTAAGATGGGTCCTCATGTGTATCACGCATCAATTACTAGCTTGTAGCATGTGTAGATCATATTAAATGGTTGGCTTGGTGAGGAATTGCCATAAAATAGAAACTGTTAATTTTGGATAGATGGAGTGCAAAAATCTGTAATTAAAGACTCTTTCTCtccacaaacacacacacatatataataatataaataaattaaaacatattttatatatatatatatatatatatatatatatatatatatatatatatatatatagatgtatacatatatatgtaagtaCGTATTAAGcatgtatagcatgagatagagatagagagagtagGTGCTAGATCTGTTATAAATAATCTAAGCCATTGAAAGTATCTACATAGTTTCATTTCTTCCTTGATCAGATTGATGACATATCTTATAAGGACCTTAGTAAAAGTGCACATCAAGTTAAACATTTATCCAAGTTACATGTGCTCCTGAGCAAGAAAGAAAGGTCAACAACTCATACAACACCAGAACGGCAGAACCgattatttcataaaatttatCAATCAATGGATAGTCTGAGATGGATAACTAATAACTAGCACAATGCATGAATTACATTTTAAACACAccataatacacacacacaccaccacccacccaccttttctttctcactttctcacctaccttttctctcccccctctttctcttttcctctcctcAATCTTTAGATTGATAGATCCTAGGGAGGGAAAGGGCCTGCAAAACCAATCCCAAAAAAGGGACTGGTTTATACACACATGCACCTGCACATGGCTATCCATAAGAAAAGGTACATCCTTAAGTGTATGAATTAAGTTTTAAACatatcataatatatatttatacacacacacacacacacacacacccttttctctcactttctcacctaccttttctccctcccttcctttctctttccctctccccAAACTTTAGGATTGATGGATCCTAGGGAGGGAAAAGGACCTGGAAAACCAATCCCAAAATGGGAATaatttatacacacacacatccgCACACGGCTACTCTGTCAGAGACTCAGAAAAGATATATCCTTAAGTGCATGTTAGGTCTCACAAAGATGTTAGTGTTTCATCAACAGGTCAaattgggaaaaagaaaagaacatgaataa
Protein-coding regions in this window:
- the LOC116252347 gene encoding NAC domain-containing protein 16-like — its product is MGDEASVPPGFRFHPTDEELVSYYLKRKVHGKSIRFNAISEIDVYKSEPWDLPARSCLKSRDREWYFFSAPDKKYANGARTNRATELGYWKATGKDREIRRHSKTLGMKKTLVFHRGRAPRGERTNWVMHEYRLVEESSPRASSGAEDAYVICRIFEKSGAGPRNGEQYGAPVIEEEWGDGNAGEPEKPLDSPNHESEPAAAKHPSVLVPKLEDDASSGQTFSSPTKTSEQGPDFDESRGCPRASGDQTDQITRLSGRPGEHDLNSSPDCEISQPNDYKQPSDREALLARISSLQCALVDLQFQLAARDREIGDLRNLEGDLRGMITRRDTQIAEMEAAAREREANLQSQLAGAVGRGDEYKSKYLDACDRWEVENGFRRMATSYVHWLEREVNLLGGVAPSTIGAAVEASRACLMGSESCRGVSAPVASATSVPHGLTLGCPGAMAQGPATNASRRQDDGPSHKPDDGNGNLVGR